From a single Entelurus aequoreus isolate RoL-2023_Sb linkage group LG12, RoL_Eaeq_v1.1, whole genome shotgun sequence genomic region:
- the mmp14a gene encoding matrix metalloproteinase-14a gives MVLLLLVTLACALHCFSVSADVLRAEAWLQKYGYLPPGDVRAQAMRSPQSVETAITAMQRFYGLTVTGSIDSNTLEAMTRPRCGVPDKFGPELKSNLRRKRYAVQGLKWDKSEVTFSIENYTPKVGEHATYEAIRKAFKVWEIAIPLTFREIPYSHIRGKVDKYADIMLSFSEGFHGDSTPFDGEGGFLAHAYFPGQGIGGDTHFDLAEPWTTGNVDQGGNDVFLVAVHELGHALGLEHSNNPSAIMAPFYQWFDTENFQLPDDDRRGIQTIYGTKTGGPPPPPRPTKATNPKRPEHGPDICEGHFDTIAILRGEKFVFKDNWFWRVRNNKVLPGYPMAISHFWKGLPSNINAAYERDNGKFIFFKGDKYWVFSESTMEKDSPKNLKDMGTGLPTDRMDAALFYTPTGQTYFFRSTKYYRFNERTRTVDSGYPKPISMWSGAPDNIKAAIMSEDGSYTYFYKANKYWKFNNQYMKVESGYPKSVLSDWMGCEAEEPKKGREEVIILEVDEAQGGIGPIAVVIPILLLVLVVATLGVLLFFRKYGTPRRLLYCQRSLLDKV, from the exons GCCTGGCTGCAGAAGTATGGCTACCTGCCTCCTGGTGACGTCCGAGCACAAGCCATGCGTTCACCGCAGTCCGTGGAGACAGCGATCACAGCCATGCAAAGGTTCTACGGCTTGACTGTCACTGGCTCCATTGACTCCAACACATTAGA GGCCATGACTCGTCCGAGGTGTGGCGTTCCAGACAAGTTTGGGCCAGAGCTGAAAAGCAACCTGAGGAGGAAGCGATATGCGGTGCAGGGATTGAAGTGGGACAAGTCTGAGGTGACATTCAG TATAGAGAACTACACGCCAAAAGTTGGCGAACACGCCACCTACGAAGCCATCCGCAAAGCCTTCAAAGTGTGGGAGATCGCCATCCCACTCACCTTCAGGGAGATTCCCTACAGTCACATCCGGGGCAAGGTGGACAAGTATGCAGACATCATGCTCTCCTTCTCCGAGGGCTTCCACGGTGACAGCACACCGTTTGATGGCGAGGGCGGCTTCTTGGCTCATGCCTACTTCCCCGGTCAGGGAATTGGGGGAGACACGCACTTTGACCTCGCAGAGCCCTGGACGACAGGGAACGTTGACCAAGGGG GGAATGACGTATTCTTGGTGGCGGTCCATGAGTTAGGTCATGCCCTGGGTCTGGAGCACTCCAACAACCCCTCCGCCATTATGGCCCCGTTCTATCAATGGTTTGACACGGAGAACTTCCAGCTTCCTGATGACGACCGCAGAGGCATCCAAACCATCTACG GGACCAAAACCGGGGGTCCTCCTCCCCCGCCTAGACCCACGAAGGCCACCAACCCCAAGAGACCGGAGCATGGTCCAGACATCTGTGAGGGACACTTTGACACCATTGCAATCCTCAGAGGAGAAAAGTTTGTCTTTAAG GACAACTGGTTTTGGCGCGTGCGCAACAACAAGGTGCTGCCAGGCTACCCCATGGCCATCAGTCACTTTTGGAAGGGCCTGCCTTCCAACATCAACGCCGCCTACGAGAGGGACAATGGCAAATTCATCTTCTTTAAGG GTGACAAGTACTGGGTCTTCAGCGAGTCCACCATGGAAAAGGACTCCCCGAAGAATCTCAAGGACATGGGCACGGGTCTCCCAACAGACCGAATGGATGCAGCTCTCTTTTACACCCCCACTGGACAGACGTACTTCTTCAGAAGCACTAA GTATTACCGCTTCAACGAGAGGACTCGCACTGTGGATAGCGGCTACCCGAAGCCAATCAGCATGTGGAGTGGCGCACCAGACAACATTAAGGCAGCCATCATGAGCGAGGATGGAT CATACACATACTTCTACAAAGCCAACAAGTACTGGAAGTTCAACAACCAGTACATGAAGGTGGAGTCGGGCTATCCCAAATCTGTGCTAAGCGACTGGATGGGATGCGAGGCGGAGGAGCCCAAGAAGGGTCGTGAAGAGGTGATCATCCTGGAGGTGGACGAGGCACAGGGCGGAATTGGGCCAATCGCTGTGGTGATCCCTATCCTCCTCTTGGTGCTGGTGGTGGCCACATTGGGGGTGCTGTTGTTCTTCAGAAAGTACGGAACACCACGACGTCTCCTCTACTGCCAGAGATCCCTTCTGGACAAGGTCTAA